In Flavobacterium lacustre, a genomic segment contains:
- a CDS encoding PKD domain-containing protein, producing the protein MKKLHKLIFILIISVNTLIANNNYGSLAVAKIKSGAYVLPTATITASDPAVCINGTKPVITFTGIGGTAPYTFIYTINNGADLTITTTSGDSKTLDVPTTSVGSFIYTLVSVKDSTGATQSQTSFTTVTVAPLPVIDFTFNNDNTCSGTLVQFTSTISTGTAPYTYLWDFGDGTTSTLENPTHAFNSKGCAIGTFTVKLKVTDAIGCTSSVVTKNVLVKQKPDISFKDNNSSFNPFSNCQNATVSNPNYVVSVGNTSVSTSCIASYSIDWGDGTSTPNFTTFPQTHTYMQLGAFNMIVTALGTNGCSNSKTYVIKNVTNPSGGLVSPGSTINLCAPTINIDFGISAWGNNSIGTVYDIDYGDNSPIVHLTQSQLESSAQFNASNPSASGNYLIPHLYTTTSCPSNEFIVKLTVTNACGVTTATVSNITIYIKPVADFAVPANVCSNTSVLFTNTTISGFNQTCTQDSIYTWNFGDGSPEQQSIQNINHTYTTPGNYQVTLTAEGYCGKATKTMQICVEAPLVPVFTLNTTAGCGPLSVSTTNTTVTTNSCAPPTYLWTVTYAAANCGTAPSYTYSSGSSTSASPVFRFVNSGIYSISLTVTNSCGSVTSAIQTVTVKQPPTAIINLIADFCGPTTITPTAVVNACAPLSSTLTYAWSFPGGIPASSTLANPGVISYSTSGNYMVSLIVTNECGNSILATEAFAINDVPVLTNTPLTQTICSGTSSTLVNLTSTPAGATYSWTATASPGITGYVSSGTSTIPVQTLVNSGITSGTVTYAITPKIGTCNGVTTNYIITVIPAPKITSQPVSSSVCKDGILTPLSFVLSGVTGTPTYQWYSNTTNSNVGGTLIPGETNVTYTPSTATVGTFYYYCIISLPSGGCSSIKTNVAVIAISPLVTISAEPTPTQSICVGATIASPLTVSYSGGTGTATYQWYSNVINSNIGGILISGATSSSYTPPVFVAAGTTYFYVEVTLSGNGCGPITSNPAEVIVFSDPTISTQPIVSQTLCQGSTPQDLQVTAIGGTGAFLYQWYSNTINSNSGGTLISGATNAFYTPPTTVVGTVYYYCKISQSSAGCEVISAPAAVIVIAAPTIVNQPVSSTACQNGTPTTLSVTYTNGVGTPTYQWYSNTSNLNSGGTLISGATSATYSPPALIVGTLYYYCVITLPSGGCSSISSNTATVSVTSGAIITSNPTPTQSLCVGATIASPLTVSYSGGTGTAAYQWYSNTANSNIGGTLISGATSSSYTPPVFTTTGTTYFYAVVTLSGSGCGPITSNPAEVIVVADPSISTQPIPSQILCHGATAQDLQVIAAGGIGTFSYQWYSNVANSNTGGALISGATNAIYTPSTSSVGTLYYYCIISQTGFGCSVTTNTAAVIVNLAPTFSLQPISSTVCLGEIPTLLKVTSINGVGTQQYQWYSNTVNSLIGSQLIPGASADNYNPPTTAVGTVYYYCVITFSTGGCSILTSTIAAVQVNQNPVIANKTAVICSSATFTISPDSSSGDIVPVGTTYSWSAPTIIPSNAVTGSHTGTGQNEISQTLINTTTSPATVTYTVIPTSGSCAGASFTVTVTVNPAVNSNSIVTNSTCFGSNTGSIQTNLTGGIPFSSGAPYLISWTGPNSFTSNAAVITNLKPGDYTLSITENGGCPFEKTYTITEPDAIALTTDFENDSTCFGSDNGAIAISITGGTLNYKYAWTLNGTPFANTQNISNLSPGEYIVSVSDANNCGPVTATYTITEPPFLQVNLVSQTNVLCFGTATGAITINVAGGTPTQISPGIFDYNYAWTGPNNFTSSNKNLNTISAGTYNLIVTDNSGCTKNLSVIVTQSPEILMTATTTAINCYGDNNASIDVAVSGGVAPYNVLWNTLATGTFQDNLSAGDYVITVTDATNCQQTLNVNIPEVPIFTTKPVVKNISCFGAKDGSITLNLVGGIAPVSLVWSDGSTAGLTRNNLGPGTYTVTISDGKPCEIKKTFVILEPQALVLTANVSNAFDCDNANSGAINLMVSGGSVPYTFAWSNGATTEDLTNIPAGNYLITVTDANGCTKQEQYSINRQQPITIGIGTKTLVDCDTRAVEQNFIAQVSGGFPPYSLVWSSGIVSGTMNEIMTTDQSGTIVLNVTDALGCMANYSFNVEVPVFGNPSFSTNSYSYSTYGIYSIVDPIQFTNTATGGYSAISWNFGDGSVSTEENPIHSYVNEGSYVVTQTVTYPLGCVYTYVVTLLIDKGYKLMIPNGFTPNLDGINENFKPVFKGLKTIQMDVYDTWGELIFTENGETLRGWDGKIKGKDSENGNYYYKVKATTFYGTILNENGPFTLIK; encoded by the coding sequence ATGAAAAAACTACATAAGCTTATTTTTATTTTAATAATTTCAGTTAATACCTTAATTGCAAATAATAATTATGGTTCTTTAGCGGTAGCTAAAATAAAATCTGGTGCTTACGTATTGCCTACGGCTACCATAACGGCCAGTGATCCTGCTGTTTGTATTAACGGAACAAAACCTGTTATAACTTTTACAGGAATTGGAGGTACAGCCCCCTATACGTTTATTTATACCATTAATAATGGTGCTGATTTAACTATTACAACAACTTCTGGTGATAGCAAAACGCTGGATGTTCCAACAACATCTGTTGGAAGTTTCATCTACACCTTAGTAAGTGTTAAAGATAGTACAGGCGCTACTCAGTCCCAAACAAGTTTTACCACTGTAACTGTTGCTCCTTTGCCTGTTATCGATTTTACATTTAATAATGACAATACATGCTCTGGGACTTTGGTTCAATTTACGTCAACTATTTCGACAGGTACAGCACCATATACTTATTTATGGGATTTTGGAGATGGTACAACATCTACTTTAGAAAATCCAACTCATGCTTTTAATTCTAAGGGTTGCGCAATAGGAACTTTTACTGTAAAGTTAAAAGTAACTGATGCTATTGGATGTACTTCTTCGGTAGTAACTAAAAATGTATTAGTAAAACAAAAACCGGATATCAGTTTTAAAGATAATAACAGTTCATTCAATCCGTTTAGTAACTGTCAAAATGCGACAGTCTCCAATCCTAATTATGTTGTATCAGTGGGAAACACTTCGGTTTCCACTTCTTGTATTGCTTCCTATTCTATAGATTGGGGGGATGGTACATCAACGCCTAATTTTACTACTTTTCCTCAAACGCATACGTACATGCAGTTGGGGGCTTTTAATATGATTGTTACAGCATTAGGAACTAACGGATGCAGTAATTCTAAGACTTATGTTATTAAAAATGTTACCAATCCTTCCGGAGGACTTGTAAGTCCCGGAAGTACAATTAATTTATGTGCTCCAACTATAAATATTGATTTTGGGATTTCGGCTTGGGGAAACAATTCAATTGGGACCGTTTATGATATTGATTATGGCGATAATTCCCCTATAGTGCATCTTACTCAAAGTCAGTTAGAGAGTTCTGCACAATTTAATGCATCTAATCCTTCGGCATCAGGGAATTATTTGATACCGCATTTGTATACCACAACAAGTTGTCCAAGTAATGAATTTATTGTTAAACTAACCGTAACTAATGCTTGTGGAGTTACCACAGCAACAGTTTCTAATATTACTATATACATTAAACCTGTTGCTGATTTTGCTGTACCTGCGAATGTATGTTCTAATACCAGTGTTTTATTTACTAATACAACAATTTCAGGTTTTAATCAAACCTGTACTCAGGATTCTATATATACTTGGAACTTTGGCGATGGATCACCAGAGCAACAATCCATTCAAAATATAAATCATACGTACACCACACCTGGGAATTACCAAGTCACTTTGACAGCAGAGGGGTATTGTGGCAAGGCAACTAAAACAATGCAAATTTGTGTAGAAGCTCCATTAGTTCCTGTGTTTACCTTGAATACAACTGCCGGTTGCGGCCCATTATCAGTTAGTACAACTAATACAACTGTTACTACAAATTCTTGTGCTCCTCCTACGTATTTATGGACCGTTACTTATGCTGCCGCAAATTGTGGGACAGCGCCATCGTACACCTATTCAAGTGGTTCCAGTACCTCTGCAAGTCCTGTTTTTAGGTTTGTAAATTCAGGAATCTATTCAATTTCATTGACTGTAACAAATTCCTGTGGCTCTGTCACTTCTGCAATTCAAACCGTAACAGTTAAGCAACCTCCAACAGCAATCATAAATCTAATTGCTGATTTTTGTGGGCCAACAACAATTACCCCAACAGCTGTGGTCAATGCTTGTGCCCCTTTATCGAGTACGTTGACTTACGCTTGGAGTTTCCCAGGAGGAATTCCTGCTTCATCAACATTAGCAAATCCGGGTGTAATTAGTTACAGTACATCTGGAAATTATATGGTTTCATTGATTGTAACTAACGAATGTGGAAATTCTATTTTAGCAACAGAAGCTTTTGCTATAAATGATGTTCCTGTTTTGACAAATACGCCTTTGACACAAACAATTTGTTCCGGTACTTCTTCTACTTTGGTAAACTTAACTTCCACTCCTGCAGGAGCAACTTATAGTTGGACTGCTACAGCTTCTCCGGGAATTACGGGCTATGTTAGTTCAGGAACTAGTACAATTCCGGTTCAGACTTTAGTTAATTCCGGTATAACTTCAGGGACAGTAACCTATGCAATAACACCAAAAATAGGTACTTGTAATGGTGTAACTACTAATTATATAATTACGGTAATTCCTGCACCAAAAATAACTTCTCAACCCGTTTCGAGTTCAGTTTGTAAAGACGGAATTCTAACTCCGCTTAGTTTTGTTTTGAGTGGGGTAACTGGAACACCTACTTATCAATGGTATTCTAATACTACTAATTCAAATGTTGGAGGAACTTTAATACCTGGAGAAACAAATGTTACTTATACTCCGTCAACAGCTACTGTTGGTACATTTTATTATTATTGTATTATTTCATTACCTTCTGGCGGATGCTCTAGTATTAAAACTAATGTTGCTGTCATAGCAATTAGTCCTTTGGTTACAATTAGTGCAGAACCAACACCAACTCAAAGCATATGTGTGGGAGCAACAATTGCAAGCCCATTAACGGTAAGTTATTCGGGAGGAACAGGAACGGCAACTTATCAATGGTATTCGAATGTTATTAATTCAAATATTGGAGGAATTTTAATTTCCGGTGCTACTAGTTCAAGTTATACACCACCGGTTTTTGTAGCAGCAGGAACTACTTATTTCTATGTAGAAGTAACTTTATCAGGAAACGGATGTGGTCCAATAACAAGTAATCCAGCTGAAGTTATTGTATTTTCAGATCCAACAATAAGTACTCAACCAATCGTTTCTCAGACATTGTGTCAAGGTTCAACTCCTCAGGATTTACAAGTTACCGCAATAGGAGGGACAGGGGCATTTTTATATCAATGGTATTCAAATACAATAAATTCTAACAGTGGTGGGACTTTAATTTCAGGTGCAACAAATGCTTTTTATACACCGCCAACGACGGTTGTAGGTACCGTATATTATTATTGTAAAATAAGTCAAAGTAGTGCAGGTTGCGAAGTAATTAGCGCTCCTGCAGCAGTTATAGTTATTGCCGCACCAACAATTGTAAACCAACCCGTTTCAAGTACTGCTTGTCAAAATGGAACGCCAACAACGTTATCTGTTACCTATACAAATGGCGTTGGAACACCAACCTATCAATGGTATTCAAATACTTCAAATTTAAATAGTGGTGGAACTTTAATTTCTGGTGCAACGAGTGCTACTTATTCACCACCAGCTTTGATTGTTGGAACACTTTATTATTATTGTGTTATCACATTGCCATCAGGTGGTTGTTCTAGTATCAGTTCGAATACTGCCACTGTTAGCGTTACGTCAGGAGCAATTATTACTAGTAATCCAACACCAACTCAAAGTTTATGTGTAGGAGCAACTATTGCAAGTCCATTAACAGTAAGTTATTCAGGAGGAACGGGAACTGCTGCTTATCAATGGTATTCAAATACTGCAAATTCAAATATTGGTGGAACTTTAATTTCGGGTGCAACTAGTTCAAGTTATACGCCACCGGTTTTTACTACAACAGGAACTACTTATTTCTATGCAGTAGTAACTTTATCAGGAAGCGGATGCGGTCCAATAACAAGTAATCCAGCCGAAGTTATTGTAGTTGCAGATCCATCAATAAGTACTCAACCAATCCCTTCTCAGATATTGTGTCATGGAGCCACTGCTCAAGACTTACAAGTTATTGCAGCAGGAGGAATCGGAACATTTTCATATCAATGGTATTCAAATGTTGCAAATTCAAATACTGGAGGAGCTTTAATTTCGGGAGCAACAAACGCAATCTATACACCATCAACTTCAAGTGTAGGAACACTATATTATTACTGTATTATTTCTCAAACTGGTTTTGGTTGCAGTGTGACGACTAATACAGCGGCAGTAATAGTAAATTTGGCACCAACATTCTCCTTACAACCCATCTCGAGCACCGTTTGTTTGGGAGAAATACCAACACTTTTAAAAGTAACTTCGATTAATGGAGTAGGAACGCAACAGTATCAATGGTATTCTAATACTGTGAATTCCTTAATAGGAAGTCAGCTTATTCCAGGTGCATCAGCTGATAACTATAATCCTCCGACAACTGCAGTTGGAACTGTATATTATTATTGTGTAATTACTTTTTCAACCGGTGGATGTTCGATTTTAACCTCTACTATTGCTGCAGTTCAGGTCAATCAAAATCCTGTAATTGCAAATAAAACAGCTGTAATTTGCAGTAGTGCAACTTTTACTATTTCACCTGATTCTTCAAGCGGTGATATTGTGCCTGTTGGAACTACTTATAGTTGGTCGGCGCCTACAATTATTCCTTCAAATGCTGTTACGGGAAGTCATACAGGAACTGGGCAAAATGAAATTAGTCAAACGCTAATTAATACGACTACTAGTCCGGCAACAGTTACATATACCGTTATTCCAACTTCAGGGTCATGTGCAGGAGCTAGTTTTACAGTTACAGTTACGGTAAATCCGGCTGTAAATTCTAATAGTATTGTTACTAATAGTACTTGTTTTGGTAGTAATACAGGTTCAATACAAACCAATTTAACTGGTGGAATTCCTTTTAGTTCGGGAGCACCTTATTTAATTTCTTGGACAGGACCCAACAGTTTCACCTCTAATGCAGCAGTTATCACTAACCTGAAACCAGGAGATTATACGCTTTCAATTACAGAGAATGGAGGTTGTCCTTTTGAAAAAACATACACAATCACAGAACCAGATGCCATTGCTTTAACTACTGACTTTGAAAATGATAGCACTTGTTTTGGAAGTGACAATGGTGCAATAGCAATTTCAATAACAGGGGGAACTTTGAATTATAAATATGCTTGGACTTTGAATGGTACTCCATTTGCAAATACCCAAAATATTTCTAATTTAAGTCCGGGAGAATATATAGTTTCTGTTTCGGATGCCAATAATTGTGGTCCGGTAACGGCTACTTATACGATTACTGAACCACCCTTTTTACAGGTAAACTTAGTTAGTCAAACCAATGTTTTGTGTTTTGGAACCGCAACCGGAGCCATAACTATTAATGTGGCAGGAGGAACGCCAACTCAAATTTCTCCGGGTATTTTCGATTATAATTATGCTTGGACTGGGCCTAATAATTTTACAAGTTCCAATAAAAATTTAAATACTATTTCAGCGGGTACCTACAATTTGATTGTGACCGATAATTCCGGTTGTACCAAAAATCTATCTGTGATTGTGACTCAATCTCCCGAAATTTTGATGACAGCGACTACCACTGCTATCAATTGTTACGGCGATAATAATGCATCAATTGATGTTGCTGTTTCAGGTGGAGTTGCGCCTTATAATGTGCTTTGGAATACGTTAGCTACAGGGACTTTTCAGGATAATCTTTCGGCGGGAGATTATGTAATTACAGTTACGGATGCTACTAATTGTCAACAAACATTAAATGTAAATATACCAGAAGTGCCTATTTTTACAACAAAACCGGTAGTTAAAAATATTTCTTGTTTTGGTGCAAAAGATGGAAGTATTACCTTGAATTTAGTTGGGGGAATTGCTCCGGTATCTTTAGTTTGGAGTGACGGAAGTACAGCTGGTTTAACTCGAAATAATCTTGGCCCCGGGACATACACAGTAACTATCAGCGATGGAAAACCTTGTGAAATAAAGAAAACCTTTGTTATACTTGAGCCGCAAGCATTAGTTTTAACGGCTAATGTTTCCAATGCATTCGATTGTGATAATGCGAACAGCGGAGCCATAAATCTTATGGTATCCGGAGGTTCAGTACCATATACTTTTGCGTGGTCCAATGGCGCTACAACGGAAGATTTAACGAATATTCCAGCAGGCAATTATTTAATTACGGTTACAGATGCAAATGGTTGTACAAAACAGGAGCAATATAGCATTAACAGACAACAGCCTATAACAATTGGTATCGGCACAAAAACATTGGTTGATTGTGACACCAGAGCGGTGGAACAAAATTTTATTGCCCAAGTTTCAGGTGGTTTTCCTCCTTATTCATTAGTATGGTCCAGCGGAATAGTTAGCGGAACTATGAATGAAATAATGACTACTGATCAAAGTGGAACTATAGTTTTAAATGTTACCGATGCTTTAGGTTGTATGGCAAATTATTCTTTCAATGTTGAGGTACCAGTATTCGGAAATCCTTCTTTTAGTACAAACTCCTATTCTTATTCTACCTACGGAATTTATTCGATTGTTGATCCGATTCAATTTACAAATACGGCAACGGGAGGCTACAGTGCTATCTCTTGGAATTTTGGTGACGGTAGTGTTTCTACCGAAGAAAATCCAATTCATTCCTATGTAAATGAAGGCAGTTATGTAGTGACTCAAACCGTTACTTATCCTTTAGGGTGCGTGTATACTTACGTTGTTACGTTGTTGATTGATAAAGGATATAAATTAATGATTCCAAATGGTTTTACTCCAAATTTAGACGGTATTAATGAAAATTTTAAACCGGTTTTTAAAGGGTTAAAAACAATACAAATGGATGTATATGACACTTGGGGCGAATTGATATTTACCGAAAATGGAGAAACCCTTCGTGGTTGGGACGGCAAAATAAAAGGAAAAGATTCTGAAAACGGAAATTACTATTACAAAGTAAAAGCGACTACTTTCTATGGGACAATTCTAAACGAAAATGGACCTTTTACATTAATAAAATAA
- a CDS encoding NADP-dependent glyceraldehyde-3-phosphate dehydrogenase: MNTIPQEFQITDLLTQDTYLVNGELKKWTGQTTPVFSTISSSANYEPTLLGSIPFMGEAEAMEAVAAADAAYNNGQGLWPTMKVVDRIKCMENFVSQMKTTRAEVVKLLMWEIGKSLGDSEKEFDRTVEYIYDTIESLKELNARSAHFSKVQGINAMVRRGPLGVVLCLGPYNYPLNETFSLLIPALIMGNPVIFKPAKHGVLLISPLLEAFRSSFPKGVINILYGRGREVASPVMKSGKVDILALIGNSKSAIALQDQHPNKNRLRLILGLEAKNPAIILPDADLDLAIQECIAGSLSFNGQRCTALKILYVHESIAEEFNKRFAAKVDALVYGNPWEKGVMLTPLPEKEKPAYIQELIDDATAKGAKVINAKGGQHTENSIFPAVLFPISKEMRVYHEEQFGPVVPILTFKDIQEPLNDMAESNYGQQVSLFGKDIKTIAPLIDTLVNLVCRVNLNSSCQRGPDVFPFTGRKDSAVGTLSIHDALRSFSIRTFVASKDNDYNNEILQALLNSKESNFINTDYIL; encoded by the coding sequence ATGAATACAATACCTCAAGAATTTCAAATTACCGACTTACTTACTCAAGATACGTATTTAGTTAATGGAGAACTAAAAAAATGGACCGGACAAACGACTCCTGTTTTTTCAACTATTTCTTCTTCTGCTAATTATGAGCCTACATTATTAGGTTCTATTCCGTTCATGGGCGAAGCAGAAGCTATGGAAGCTGTTGCTGCCGCAGATGCTGCTTACAATAATGGTCAAGGTTTATGGCCTACTATGAAAGTAGTGGATCGCATTAAATGTATGGAAAACTTTGTAAGCCAAATGAAAACCACCCGTGCCGAAGTTGTAAAACTTTTGATGTGGGAAATTGGAAAATCATTGGGAGATTCTGAAAAAGAATTTGACAGAACAGTTGAATATATTTACGATACTATCGAAAGTTTAAAAGAATTAAATGCTCGTAGTGCGCACTTTTCTAAAGTACAAGGAATAAACGCCATGGTTCGTAGAGGACCGCTGGGAGTTGTATTGTGTCTTGGACCATACAATTATCCGTTAAACGAAACATTTTCATTGCTTATTCCGGCATTAATTATGGGAAATCCTGTAATTTTCAAACCGGCTAAACATGGTGTTTTATTAATTTCTCCTTTATTAGAAGCCTTTAGAAGCAGTTTTCCAAAAGGAGTTATCAATATTTTATACGGTAGAGGTCGTGAAGTAGCTTCTCCGGTTATGAAATCTGGAAAAGTTGATATTTTGGCTTTAATCGGAAACAGTAAATCAGCAATTGCTTTACAGGATCAACATCCAAATAAAAACAGATTGCGTTTAATTCTTGGATTAGAAGCAAAAAACCCAGCGATAATTTTACCGGATGCCGATTTAGATTTGGCTATCCAAGAATGTATTGCAGGTTCATTATCTTTTAATGGACAGCGTTGTACTGCATTGAAAATTTTGTATGTTCATGAATCGATTGCCGAAGAATTTAACAAACGATTTGCTGCCAAAGTTGATGCATTGGTTTATGGAAATCCTTGGGAAAAAGGAGTAATGCTTACACCACTTCCCGAAAAAGAAAAACCGGCTTATATTCAGGAATTAATTGATGATGCTACTGCAAAAGGAGCAAAAGTGATTAATGCAAAAGGAGGTCAACATACCGAAAATTCTATTTTTCCAGCAGTTTTATTTCCGATAAGCAAAGAAATGCGCGTGTATCACGAAGAGCAATTTGGTCCGGTTGTGCCTATTTTAACTTTCAAAGATATTCAAGAACCTTTGAATGATATGGCTGAATCAAATTACGGACAACAAGTGAGTTTGTTTGGTAAAGATATCAAAACCATTGCACCGCTAATTGATACTTTAGTAAACTTAGTTTGCAGAGTAAACTTAAACAGTTCTTGTCAGAGAGGACCAGACGTTTTCCCGTTCACCGGTAGAAAAGATTCTGCGGTAGGAACATTGAGTATTCATGATGCCTTGCGTTCATTCTCTATAAGAACTTTTGTAGCTTCGAAAGATAATGATTATAATAATGAAATTTTGCAAGCATTATTAAACAGCAAAGAATCAAACTTCATTAATACCGATTATATTTTGTAA
- a CDS encoding rhodanese-like domain-containing protein has product MNLSQEDWISQFEADENAVILDVRTEAEYNDGIILNAINIDIHKGQEFITELEALDKSKNYYVYCRSGARSAKACEIMNELGFETAYNLLGGILDWDGEVVAPED; this is encoded by the coding sequence ATGAATTTATCACAAGAAGATTGGATTTCTCAATTCGAGGCTGATGAAAATGCAGTTATACTTGATGTGAGAACAGAGGCTGAATACAATGATGGAATAATACTTAATGCCATAAATATTGATATTCATAAAGGTCAGGAATTTATCACTGAGTTAGAAGCATTAGATAAGAGCAAAAATTATTATGTGTATTGCCGCTCGGGAGCAAGAAGTGCAAAAGCATGTGAAATCATGAATGAGTTGGGTTTTGAAACCGCTTATAATTTACTTGGAGGGATTTTAGATTGGGATGGAGAAGTAGTCGCACCTGAAGACTAG
- a CDS encoding Crp/Fnr family transcriptional regulator, producing the protein MYNTIKKIFPSFSNELILDIEANDAVQSFEAGTIIMRTGQYIKNTILVTKGKIKVYREDEEGGEFFMYYLQPGQACAISMVCATKNEKSQVMAKVVEDVELILVPLSLMDKWMMKHRSWYEFVIHTYRSRFEEVLEVIDSIAFRAMDERLEFYLKRHAASCGCGDLKLSHQEIASDLNTSREVISRLLKKMEQRNLVKLHRNHIELIQ; encoded by the coding sequence ATGTACAATACTATCAAAAAAATATTTCCCTCTTTTTCAAACGAATTAATCCTTGATATTGAAGCCAATGATGCTGTACAATCCTTTGAAGCAGGCACTATAATTATGCGAACCGGTCAGTATATTAAGAATACTATTTTGGTTACAAAAGGCAAAATAAAAGTCTATCGGGAAGATGAAGAAGGCGGAGAATTTTTTATGTATTATTTACAACCGGGTCAAGCATGTGCCATATCTATGGTATGCGCCACCAAAAATGAAAAAAGCCAAGTTATGGCAAAAGTAGTTGAAGATGTTGAATTGATATTAGTCCCTTTGTCCTTAATGGATAAATGGATGATGAAACACCGCAGCTGGTATGAATTTGTGATTCATACCTATCGCAGCCGATTTGAAGAAGTATTAGAAGTCATTGACAGTATTGCATTTAGAGCAATGGATGAACGTTTAGAATTTTATTTAAAACGTCATGCAGCCTCTTGTGGATGTGGTGATTTAAAACTATCCCATCAGGAAATTGCTTCTGATTTGAATACATCAAGAGAGGTTATTTCTCGTTTATTAAAAAAAATGGAACAACGCAACTTGGTAAAATTACACCGCAATCATATCGAACTCATACAATAA
- a CDS encoding sulfite exporter TauE/SafE family protein has translation MEYLGYFASIIIGLSLGLIGGGGSILTIPILVYLFKIDPELATSYSLFIVGITALFGCYGHYKMGNLKIKSALYFAIPSVFSILIIREVIFPKIAATLFSIASFQVSKSFMIMIIFSVLMMTAAISMIKKTNTKIKSSKTNYTQLGIIGFIVGIVTGFLGAGGGFLIIPALLFFANLPMKQAVGTSLLIIFINSSIGFGGDLYIGTPIDYPFLLSITAIAFLGMIIGIQLSKKIDGNKLKPLFGWFILIMGIYIITKEIFFS, from the coding sequence ATGGAATATTTAGGATATTTTGCTTCGATAATTATAGGACTCTCTTTAGGCTTAATTGGAGGCGGAGGTTCTATTTTGACCATCCCTATTTTGGTTTATTTATTCAAAATAGATCCTGAATTAGCCACAAGTTATTCTTTATTTATTGTGGGAATTACCGCTTTATTTGGCTGTTATGGCCATTATAAAATGGGAAACCTTAAAATTAAATCAGCACTTTACTTTGCTATTCCGTCCGTTTTTTCTATTTTGATTATCCGAGAAGTTATTTTTCCAAAAATTGCAGCTACTCTTTTCTCTATTGCTTCCTTTCAGGTTTCGAAAAGCTTCATGATCATGATCATTTTCTCTGTTCTTATGATGACGGCGGCCATTTCTATGATAAAAAAAACCAATACTAAAATAAAATCTTCAAAAACAAATTATACCCAACTCGGAATAATAGGATTTATAGTGGGAATTGTAACTGGTTTTTTAGGAGCTGGTGGTGGATTTTTAATCATTCCGGCATTGTTGTTTTTTGCTAATTTACCCATGAAACAAGCTGTTGGAACGTCATTATTAATCATTTTTATCAATTCCAGCATTGGTTTTGGTGGAGATTTATACATTGGAACACCCATCGATTATCCTTTTTTATTAAGCATCACAGCAATTGCTTTTTTGGGTATGATTATAGGAATTCAACTTTCAAAAAAGATTGACGGAAATAAACTCAAACCACTATTTGGCTGGTTTATTCTAATCATGGGAATATACATTATTACCAAAGAAATTTTCTTCAGTTAG